In Helianthus annuus cultivar XRQ/B chromosome 8, HanXRQr2.0-SUNRISE, whole genome shotgun sequence, a single genomic region encodes these proteins:
- the LOC110873539 gene encoding RNA-binding protein pno1, translating into MQSNKGAASMEVEETVATETKTVAKPNFKPLTAHEVSDGQVQFRKIPVPRHRYTPLKKAWMDIYTPIYDQMKIDIRMNVKTRNVEMMTRRDTPDVSNLQKCADFVHAFVLGFDVIDAIALLRMDELYVDSFEIKDVKTLKGEHLSRAIGRLSGKGGKTKFAIENSTKTRIVIADTKIHILGSFSNIKVARDSLCSLIMGSPAGKVYSKLRAVTARLAERF; encoded by the coding sequence ATGCAATCCAACAAAGGAGCTGCTTCCATGGAGGTTGAAGAAACCGTTGCAACTGAAACCAAAACCGTAGCAAAACCCAACTTTAAACCGTTAACCGCACATGAAGTGTCCGACGGCCAAGTTCAATTCCGTAAAATTCCGGTCCCAAGACACAGGTACACACCTTTGAAAAAAGCATGGATGGATATATACACTCCAATATACGATCAAATGAAAATCGACATCCGTATGAACGTGAAAACACGAAACGTTGAAATGATGACAAGACGGGACACTCCTGATGTCAGCAACCTTCAAAAAtgtgccgactttgttcacgcgtTTGTGCTCGGTTTTGACGTGATTGATGCCATTGCGTTGTTGAGAATGGATGAACTCTATGTCGATTCGTTTGAGATTAAGGATGTTAAAACGCTAAAAGGGGAACATCTGTCTCGTGCGATCGGAAGGCTTTCTGGTAAAGGGGGTAAAACGAAGTTTGCGATCGAGAACTCGACAAAAACACGGATTGTGATCGCGGATACGAAGATTCATATTCTGGGTTCGTTTTCGAATATTAAGGTTGCAAGAGATTCTTTGTGCAGTCTTATTATGGGATCACCTGCGGGGAAGGTGTATTCGAAACTAAGAGCGGTTACCGCAAGATTAGCTGAGAGGTTTTGA